One genomic region from Kwoniella dejecticola CBS 10117 chromosome 1, complete sequence encodes:
- a CDS encoding glycerol-3-phosphate dehydrogenase (NAD(+)) — MSAQSSAPTTPDVAAKDFSDLEISSTVTTPAATRPSSPIPAALPPSPLASGKHKICVIGSGSWGSALAKIAAENAWKRNDEFHSEVRMWVREKIVNGKPLTHVINRTHLNSRYLPDIKLPKNLVATPHLKDVVKDATLIVFVVPHQFLHTVLGELSRPGVLHPQARAISAIKGVEVNGTDIETFASLIEGRVGTPCSALSGANIALEVAMGQFCETTIGCPTHEDSLLWKAVFNAPTFRVNAVEDVNGVSLGGALKNIVALAAGFVDGLGLGGNTKAAILRIGLSEMTEFCLEFFEGSQRETFSNESAGIADLITTCYGGRNRKCAEEFAKSGQPFDVIEKKLLNGQKLQGTATAEEVNNFLRARKRVHAYPLFEKVYLIAFQGLPPKALVQGL; from the exons ATGTCCGCTCAATCATCTGCTCCAACCACTCCCGACGTCGCTGCTAAGGACTTCTCAGACCTGGAAATCTCCTCTACAGTCACCACCCCTG CCGCTActcgaccttcttcccccATTCCTGCTGCTTTACCGCCCTCACCACTCGCTTCTGGAAAGCACAAGATCTGTGTGatcggatcaggatcatgGGGTTCGGCACTGGCCAAGATCGCAGCCGAGAACGCCTGGAAGAGGAATGACGAGTTCCACTCCGAAGTTCGAATGTGGGTCCGAGAGAAGATC GTTAACGGAAAACCCTTGACTCACGTTATCAACCGAACACACCTCAACTCTCGATATCTCCCAGACATCAAGCTCCCCAAAAACCTTGTAGCTACACCCCACTTGAAAGACGTCGTCAAGGATGCTACTTTGATCGTTTTCGTTGTGCCCCATCAATTCCTTCACACCGTCTTAGGCGAATTGAGCCGACCTGGTGTGCTCCACCCGCAAGCGCGAGCGatctcagccatcaaagGTGTCGAAGTTAACGGTACCGATATCGAGACTTTCGCAAGTCTGATCGAGGGACGAGTCGGTACACCATGTTCAGCTCTGAGTGGAGCGAACATCGCTTTGGAGG TTGCCATGGGCCAATTCTGCGAGACCACTATCGGTTGTCCAACTCACGAGGACTCCTTACTGTGGAAAGCAGTATTCAACGCACCCACCTTCCGAGTCAACGCCGTGGAAGATGTCAACGGTGTATCGCTCGGTGGAGCCTTGAAGAACATCGTGGCTCTTGCTGCTGGTTTCGTCGATGGTTTGGGTCTTGGTGGAAACACAAAAGCTGCCATCCTTAGAATTGGTTTGAGCGAAATGACCGAATTCTGTTTGGAGTTCTTCGAGGGTTCTCAGAGGGAAAC CTTCTCCAACGAATCAGCAGGTATTGCCGATTTGATCACTACATGCTACGGTGGACGAAATAGAAAATGCGCCGAGGAGTTCGCCAAATCAGGTCAACCATTCGACGTtatcgagaagaagttgttgaACGGTCAAAAGCTTCAAGGAACTGCTACTGCTGAAGAAGTCAACAACTTCTTGCGAGCCAGAAAGAGGGTACACGCTTATCCATTATTCGAGAAAGTTTACTTGATCGCCTTCCAAGGTCTGCCCCCCAAGGCTTTAGTCCAAGGCTTATAA